A genomic stretch from Streptomyces sp. QL37 includes:
- the holA gene encoding DNA polymerase III subunit delta, producing the protein MATRRSSTDDPLAPVTLAVGQEDLLLDRAVQHVVAAARASDADTDVRDLTPDQLQPGTLAELTSPSLFAERKVVIVRNAQDLSADTVKDVKAYLGAPAEEITLVLLHAGGAKGKSLLDAVRKAGAREVACPKTTKPAERLSFVRSEFRALGRSATPEACQALVDSIGSDLRELASAVSQLAADVEGTIDEAVVGRYYTGRAEASSFTVADRAVEGRAAEALEALRWSLSTGVAPVLITSALAQGVRAIGKLSSARGGRPADLARELGMPPWKIDRVRQQMRGWTPDGVAAALIAVAAADAGVKGGGDDPEYALEKAVVAVARAARSGGR; encoded by the coding sequence ATGGCCACCAGACGTAGTTCCACCGACGATCCGCTCGCCCCCGTCACGCTCGCCGTGGGCCAGGAAGACCTGCTCCTGGACCGCGCCGTGCAGCATGTGGTGGCCGCGGCCCGCGCCTCCGACGCCGACACGGACGTCCGCGACCTCACCCCGGACCAGTTGCAGCCCGGCACGCTCGCGGAGCTCACCAGCCCCTCGCTCTTCGCCGAGCGAAAGGTGGTGATCGTGCGCAACGCGCAGGACCTCTCCGCCGACACCGTCAAGGACGTCAAGGCGTATCTGGGCGCCCCTGCCGAGGAGATCACCCTCGTCCTCCTGCACGCGGGCGGGGCCAAGGGCAAGAGCCTGCTGGACGCGGTGCGGAAGGCGGGGGCGCGCGAGGTGGCGTGCCCCAAGACCACCAAGCCCGCTGAGCGGCTGTCCTTCGTGCGGTCGGAGTTCCGGGCGCTCGGGCGCTCGGCGACCCCGGAGGCCTGCCAGGCGCTGGTGGACTCCATCGGCAGTGACCTGAGGGAGCTGGCGAGCGCCGTTTCGCAGCTGGCCGCGGACGTCGAGGGCACCATCGACGAAGCGGTCGTCGGCCGCTACTACACAGGCCGCGCGGAGGCGTCCTCCTTCACGGTCGCCGACCGCGCGGTCGAGGGCCGGGCGGCGGAGGCGCTGGAGGCGCTGCGGTGGTCGCTGTCCACCGGGGTCGCGCCCGTCCTGATCACCAGCGCCCTCGCGCAGGGTGTCCGGGCGATCGGCAAGCTCTCCTCGGCCCGTGGCGGCCGGCCCGCGGACCTGGCCCGTGAGCTCGGCATGCCCCCCTGGAAGATCGACCGGGTCCGCCAGCAGATGCGCGGATGGACCCCGGACGGAGTGGCGGCGGCGCTGATCGCGGTCGCCGCGGCCGACGCCGGTGTGAAGGGCGGCGGGGACGATCCCGAGTACGCACTGGAGAAGGCCGTGGTCGCGGTAGCCCGCGCGGCACGCTCCGGCGGCCGCTGA
- a CDS encoding long-chain fatty acid--CoA ligase — MSDTQTLIDSRPPSVATLFIDRVAATPDGEAYRYPVPAASGQGPDDWKSLTWAQAAERVHAIAAGLIALGVRPEERVALASSTRVEWILADLGVMCAGAATTTIYPSTNTEESAFILSDSDSRVLIAEDAAQLAKARENRAGLPELAHVVVIDPAGAESVEGDPEGWVLTLADLEARGAEYLVKNPDAITDRVSAITADQLATLIYTSGTTGRPKGVRLPHDNWSYMAKATVSTGMINPDDVQYLWLPLAHVFGKVLTSGQIEVGHVTAVDGRVDKIIENLPVVQPTYMAAVPRIFEKVYNGVAAKARAGGGAKYKIFQWAAGVAREYATVSQDNFRRTGKASVPFGLGAKHKVADTLVYGKIREAFGGRLRACISGSAALAPDIGLFFSGAGIHILEGYGLTESSAASFVNPGEAYRTGTVGKPLPGTEVRIADDGEILLRGPGLMEGYHRLPEKTAEVLESDGWFHTGDIGELSQDGYLRITDRKKDLIKTSGGKYIAPAEVEGQFKAVCPFVSNILVHGADRNFCTALIALDEPTILGWAQENGLGGKPYADVVASRQVVELIEGYVQRLNEGLQRWQTIKKFRLLPRDLDIEHGELTPSLKLKRPVVEREYKDLIEDMYAGSREA; from the coding sequence GTGAGCGACACACAGACCCTGATCGATAGCCGACCGCCCTCCGTGGCGACTCTCTTCATCGACCGCGTGGCGGCCACCCCGGACGGAGAGGCGTACCGCTACCCGGTGCCCGCCGCCTCCGGCCAGGGACCGGATGACTGGAAGTCGCTCACCTGGGCGCAGGCCGCCGAGCGGGTCCACGCCATCGCGGCCGGTCTGATCGCTCTCGGCGTCCGGCCGGAGGAGCGGGTCGCGCTCGCCTCCTCCACCCGCGTCGAATGGATCCTCGCCGACCTCGGCGTGATGTGCGCGGGCGCCGCGACCACGACGATCTACCCCTCGACGAACACCGAGGAGTCCGCCTTCATCCTGTCCGACTCCGACAGCCGCGTCCTGATCGCCGAAGACGCGGCCCAGCTGGCGAAGGCCCGGGAGAACAGGGCCGGGCTGCCCGAGCTCGCGCATGTCGTCGTCATCGATCCGGCCGGTGCGGAGTCGGTGGAGGGCGACCCCGAGGGCTGGGTGCTCACCCTGGCCGATCTCGAAGCCCGGGGCGCCGAATACCTCGTGAAGAACCCGGACGCGATCACCGACCGGGTCTCCGCCATCACGGCGGACCAGCTGGCGACCCTGATCTACACCTCGGGCACCACCGGGCGCCCCAAGGGCGTACGGCTGCCGCACGACAACTGGTCGTACATGGCCAAGGCCACCGTGTCCACCGGGATGATCAACCCGGACGACGTCCAGTACCTCTGGCTGCCGCTCGCGCACGTCTTCGGCAAGGTGCTCACGTCCGGCCAGATCGAGGTCGGCCACGTCACGGCCGTCGACGGGCGGGTCGACAAGATCATCGAGAACCTCCCGGTGGTCCAGCCGACCTACATGGCGGCCGTCCCCCGCATCTTCGAGAAGGTCTACAACGGGGTCGCCGCCAAGGCGCGGGCGGGCGGAGGGGCCAAGTACAAGATCTTCCAGTGGGCGGCCGGGGTCGCCCGGGAGTACGCCACGGTGTCGCAGGACAACTTCCGGCGCACCGGCAAGGCCTCCGTGCCGTTCGGGCTCGGCGCCAAGCACAAGGTCGCCGACACCCTCGTCTACGGGAAGATCCGTGAGGCCTTCGGCGGCCGGCTCCGCGCCTGCATCTCCGGATCCGCCGCCCTGGCCCCCGACATCGGCCTCTTCTTCTCCGGCGCCGGCATCCACATCCTGGAGGGCTACGGACTCACCGAGTCCAGCGCCGCCTCCTTCGTCAACCCGGGCGAGGCCTACCGCACCGGGACCGTCGGCAAGCCGCTCCCCGGCACCGAGGTCCGGATCGCGGACGACGGCGAGATCCTGCTGCGCGGCCCCGGCCTCATGGAGGGCTACCACCGGCTGCCCGAGAAGACCGCCGAGGTCCTGGAGTCGGACGGCTGGTTCCACACCGGCGACATCGGCGAGCTCTCCCAGGACGGCTACCTGCGGATCACCGACCGCAAGAAGGACCTGATCAAGACCTCCGGCGGCAAGTACATCGCCCCGGCCGAGGTCGAGGGGCAGTTCAAGGCGGTCTGCCCGTTCGTCTCCAACATCCTGGTGCACGGCGCGGACCGGAACTTCTGCACCGCCCTCATCGCACTCGACGAGCCGACCATCCTCGGCTGGGCGCAGGAGAACGGGCTCGGCGGCAAGCCCTACGCCGACGTGGTGGCGTCGCGGCAGGTCGTGGAGCTCATCGAGGGCTATGTGCAGCGCCTCAACGAGGGCCTGCAGCGCTGGCAGACCATCAAGAAATTCCGGCTCCTGCCGCGCGACCTCGACATCGAGCACGGTGAGCTGACCCCCAGCCTCAAGCTGAAGCGGCCGGTCGTCGAGCGCGAGTACAAGGACCTCATCGAGGACATGTACGCGGGCTCCCGCGAGGCGTAA
- a CDS encoding arylamine N-acetyltransferase gives MNEEPLQQAHAPAPARADAYLERIGAIRPVRADADALRELQVRHLMTVPFENLSIHLGQDIVLEEEKLVDKIVADRRGGFCYELNGAFAALLGELGFRVTLLQARVFGDGGRLGIPYDHVALRVETDDGTGPWLADVGFGDHALHPLELEARTEQVDPCGTFRLREAPQGDLDLLRDGSRQFRLDLRPRVLADFRAGSWYHRTSPDSHFSRSLICSRRTVDGRVTLRGRTLITTVRGERHETELKDDAEVLAAYRDHFGLALTRPPTVRPRS, from the coding sequence ATGAACGAGGAACCGCTGCAGCAGGCCCACGCGCCCGCCCCCGCCCGGGCGGACGCCTACCTGGAACGCATCGGGGCGATCCGCCCCGTGCGCGCCGACGCCGACGCACTGCGCGAGCTGCAGGTCCGCCACCTGATGACCGTGCCGTTCGAGAACCTCTCGATCCATCTCGGCCAGGACATCGTGCTGGAGGAGGAGAAGCTCGTCGACAAGATCGTCGCGGACCGGCGGGGCGGTTTCTGTTACGAGCTCAACGGCGCCTTCGCCGCACTGCTAGGCGAGCTGGGCTTTCGCGTGACCCTGCTCCAGGCGCGGGTGTTCGGCGACGGCGGACGCCTCGGCATCCCGTACGACCATGTCGCGTTGCGCGTGGAGACCGACGACGGCACGGGCCCGTGGCTCGCCGATGTCGGGTTCGGCGACCACGCCCTGCACCCGCTCGAGCTGGAGGCCCGCACCGAGCAGGTCGACCCCTGCGGCACGTTCCGGCTGAGGGAGGCGCCGCAGGGAGACCTCGATCTGCTGCGCGACGGTTCGCGCCAGTTCCGCCTGGATCTGCGGCCGCGCGTGCTGGCGGACTTCCGGGCCGGGTCCTGGTACCACCGCACCTCGCCGGATTCCCATTTCTCACGGTCACTCATCTGCTCCCGGCGCACCGTGGACGGCCGGGTGACGCTCCGGGGGCGCACCCTGATCACGACCGTGCGGGGCGAACGGCACGAGACGGAGCTGAAGGACGACGCCGAGGTACTCGCCGCCTACCGCGACCACTTCGGCCTGGCGCTCACCCGCCCGCCCACGGTGCGCCCCCGGAGCTGA
- the lepA gene encoding translation elongation factor 4, with amino-acid sequence MPATPTNVPEPSRTDPALIRNFCIIAHIDHGKSTLADRMLQLTGVVDQRQMRAQYLDRMDIERERGITIKSQAVRLPWAPTEGEDKGTTHVLNMIDTPGHVDFTYEVSRSLAACEGTVLLVDAAQGIEAQTLANLYLAMENDLTIVPVLNKIDLPAAQPEKFSEELANLIGCQPEDVLKVSAKTGIGVDALLDRVVRDVPAPVGQADAPARAMIFDSVYDAYRGVVTYVRVVDGQLNKRERIRMMSTGATHELLEIGVSSPEMTPADGIGVGEVGYIITGVKDVRQSKVGDTITSLNKGATEALGGYKDPKPMVFSGLYPLDGSDYPDLREALDKLQLNDAALVYEPETSAALGFGFRVGFLGLLHLDVIRERLEREFGLELIATAPNVVYRVEMEDGSEHTVTNPSEFPEGKIDKVHEPVVRATVLAPSEFIGAIMELCQNRRGTLLGMDYLSEDRVEIRYTLPLAEIVFDFFDQLKSKTRGYASLDYEPTGEQSAQLVKVDILLHGDKVDAFSAVTHKDKAYAYGVRLVAKLQKLIPRQNFEVPIQAAIGSRVIARETVRAIRKDVLAKCYGGDISRKRKLLEKQKEGKKRMKMVGNVEVPQDAFISVLSTDESAGESKGKK; translated from the coding sequence GTGCCCGCGACTCCTACCAACGTGCCCGAGCCGAGCCGTACCGACCCGGCGCTGATCCGCAACTTCTGCATCATCGCGCACATCGACCACGGCAAGTCGACCCTTGCCGACCGGATGCTCCAGCTGACGGGAGTGGTCGACCAGCGGCAGATGCGCGCCCAGTATCTCGACCGGATGGACATCGAGCGCGAGCGCGGCATCACCATCAAGTCCCAGGCGGTCCGTCTGCCGTGGGCGCCCACCGAGGGTGAGGACAAGGGCACGACCCACGTCCTCAACATGATCGACACCCCGGGCCACGTGGACTTCACCTACGAGGTCTCCCGCTCGCTCGCCGCGTGCGAGGGCACCGTCCTCCTCGTCGACGCGGCGCAGGGCATCGAGGCGCAGACGCTGGCCAACCTCTACCTGGCGATGGAGAACGACCTCACCATCGTCCCGGTGCTCAACAAGATCGACCTGCCCGCCGCGCAGCCCGAGAAGTTCTCCGAGGAGCTGGCCAACCTCATCGGCTGCCAGCCCGAGGACGTGCTCAAGGTCTCCGCGAAGACCGGCATCGGCGTGGACGCGCTGCTCGACCGGGTCGTCAGGGACGTCCCGGCCCCGGTCGGCCAGGCGGACGCCCCCGCACGGGCGATGATCTTCGACTCGGTCTACGACGCGTACCGCGGCGTCGTCACCTACGTCAGGGTCGTCGACGGACAGCTCAACAAGCGCGAGCGCATCAGGATGATGTCCACGGGCGCCACCCACGAGCTGCTGGAGATCGGTGTCTCCTCCCCGGAGATGACCCCGGCCGACGGCATCGGCGTGGGCGAGGTCGGCTACATCATCACCGGTGTGAAGGACGTCCGGCAGTCCAAGGTCGGTGACACGATCACCTCCCTGAACAAGGGGGCCACCGAGGCGCTGGGCGGCTACAAGGACCCCAAGCCGATGGTCTTCTCGGGGCTCTACCCCCTGGACGGGTCCGACTACCCGGACCTGCGTGAGGCCCTGGACAAGCTCCAGCTCAACGACGCCGCCCTGGTGTACGAGCCGGAGACCTCGGCCGCGCTCGGCTTCGGTTTCCGCGTCGGCTTCCTCGGCCTGCTGCACCTCGACGTGATCCGTGAGCGCCTGGAGCGCGAGTTCGGTCTCGAGCTCATCGCCACGGCCCCCAACGTGGTCTACCGCGTCGAGATGGAGGACGGCTCGGAGCACACCGTCACCAACCCGAGCGAGTTCCCCGAGGGCAAGATCGACAAGGTGCACGAGCCGGTCGTCAGGGCCACGGTCCTGGCGCCCAGCGAGTTCATCGGCGCGATCATGGAGCTCTGCCAGAACCGGCGAGGCACCCTGCTCGGCATGGACTACCTCTCCGAGGACCGGGTGGAGATCCGCTACACCCTGCCGCTCGCCGAGATTGTCTTCGACTTCTTCGACCAGCTGAAGTCCAAGACCCGTGGTTACGCCTCGCTCGACTACGAGCCCACCGGCGAGCAGTCCGCCCAGCTCGTCAAGGTGGACATCCTGCTCCACGGCGACAAGGTCGACGCCTTCTCGGCGGTCACGCACAAGGACAAGGCGTACGCCTACGGTGTCCGGCTCGTCGCCAAGCTGCAGAAGCTCATCCCCCGGCAGAACTTCGAGGTGCCGATCCAGGCCGCCATCGGCTCCCGGGTCATCGCACGCGAGACCGTCCGCGCCATCCGTAAGGACGTCCTCGCCAAGTGCTACGGCGGTGACATCTCCCGTAAGCGGAAGCTGCTGGAGAAGCAGAAGGAAGGCAAGAAGCGGATGAAGATGGTCGGCAACGTGGAGGTGCCGCAGGACGCGTTCATCTCCGTCCTGTCGACCGACGAGTCGGCCGGCGAGAGCAAGGGCAAGAAGTAG
- a CDS encoding ATP-binding SpoIIE family protein phosphatase, whose translation MGPIPLQRDIVQRPGTVMAGQGADPRPVARTSLPGIPQASAAARRFVRAALAEWTGLGLPSAAEFGERLTDDALTVASELVTNAVVHAGTTVELLLRLEDSAGHEPAALVLEVTDHHPARSVRDDRAERPDPAEYGRGLQLVATLAESWGITYRTGLKTVWARLPGDDRYGLPDAPADGDATRGPGSRTGRILAPAAGHAARDDEGWAGGGGLSFLAEASGLLAGQLDEDLVASTAGRLLVPRIADWCAIWLESEGGGPAAAPRLAGVWHSDEARTALLRPALEKEPLRLPGSVGTGPVPIPWPGGATAERGDGTGGAALAHRIISGGRTLGAVLVGREGTDRIPDEAAALLADFVRRVGLAVGAARAYTRQATISRILQRGLLPSKVAEIPGVTSALVYEPGDDGVVGGDFYDLFPCPGGRWCFVLGDVQGSGPEAAVVTGLARPWLRLLSREGFRVGEVLDRLNRLLLDDAMEAAEAAALMVAAAGGQQLQGGEQIQDGSQSRFLSLLYGDLVPLPDGGVRCTVASAGHPLPLLLRPDGSVRPAAEPQVLLGVVEDVAYESRSFVLMPGDSLLCVTDGVTERRSGRLMFDDGDGLARVLGGCAGLPAAGIADRIKRAVHTFAERPPDDDLALLVLQVDGSADVRGSSAGE comes from the coding sequence GTGGGGCCCATTCCCTTGCAGCGGGACATCGTCCAGCGTCCCGGCACCGTCATGGCCGGTCAGGGCGCTGATCCCCGTCCGGTCGCGCGCACGAGCCTGCCCGGAATCCCGCAGGCCTCGGCCGCGGCCCGCAGATTCGTCCGGGCGGCGCTCGCCGAGTGGACCGGGCTCGGCCTGCCCTCCGCCGCCGAGTTCGGCGAACGGCTCACCGACGACGCGCTGACCGTGGCGAGCGAACTGGTCACCAACGCGGTCGTGCACGCCGGTACGACGGTCGAACTGCTCCTCAGGCTGGAGGACTCCGCCGGACACGAGCCCGCCGCGCTCGTGCTGGAGGTCACCGACCACCACCCCGCCAGGTCGGTACGGGACGACCGTGCCGAGCGGCCCGATCCCGCCGAGTACGGCCGGGGGCTGCAGCTCGTCGCCACCCTCGCCGAGTCCTGGGGCATCACCTACCGCACCGGCCTCAAGACCGTCTGGGCCCGCCTCCCCGGCGACGACCGCTACGGACTGCCCGACGCCCCGGCCGACGGCGACGCCACCCGCGGACCGGGCAGTCGCACCGGCCGGATCCTCGCCCCCGCCGCCGGGCACGCGGCGCGCGACGACGAGGGCTGGGCCGGGGGCGGCGGGCTCTCCTTCCTCGCTGAGGCGTCCGGTCTCCTGGCCGGACAGCTCGACGAGGACCTGGTGGCGTCGACGGCGGGCCGGCTCCTGGTGCCGCGGATCGCCGACTGGTGCGCCATATGGCTGGAGAGCGAGGGCGGAGGCCCGGCCGCCGCCCCCAGGCTCGCCGGGGTCTGGCACAGCGACGAGGCGCGGACCGCGCTGCTGCGCCCCGCACTGGAGAAGGAGCCGCTGCGCCTGCCCGGCAGCGTCGGTACGGGCCCCGTGCCCATCCCGTGGCCGGGAGGCGCCACGGCGGAGCGCGGGGACGGCACAGGGGGCGCCGCGCTCGCCCACCGCATCATCTCGGGCGGACGCACGCTCGGCGCCGTCCTGGTGGGCCGCGAGGGCACCGACCGCATCCCCGACGAGGCCGCCGCCCTCCTCGCGGACTTCGTGCGCCGGGTCGGCCTCGCCGTCGGAGCCGCCCGCGCCTACACCCGCCAGGCCACCATCAGCCGCATCCTGCAGCGCGGCCTGCTGCCGAGCAAGGTGGCCGAGATACCCGGGGTCACCAGCGCGCTGGTGTACGAGCCCGGGGACGACGGCGTGGTCGGCGGGGACTTCTACGACCTCTTCCCGTGCCCCGGCGGCCGCTGGTGCTTCGTGCTCGGGGACGTCCAGGGCAGCGGCCCCGAAGCCGCCGTCGTCACCGGTCTCGCCCGGCCCTGGCTGCGCCTGCTGTCCCGGGAGGGCTTCCGCGTCGGCGAGGTCCTCGACCGGCTCAACCGGCTCCTCCTGGACGACGCCATGGAGGCGGCCGAGGCCGCCGCCCTCATGGTCGCGGCGGCGGGCGGCCAGCAGCTCCAGGGCGGCGAGCAGATCCAGGACGGCTCCCAGTCCCGCTTCCTCTCCCTGCTGTACGGCGATCTCGTGCCGCTCCCGGACGGCGGCGTGCGCTGCACGGTGGCGAGCGCCGGCCATCCGCTCCCGCTGCTGCTGCGTCCCGACGGCTCCGTACGCCCGGCCGCCGAGCCCCAGGTGCTGCTCGGCGTCGTCGAGGACGTGGCGTACGAGAGCCGGAGCTTCGTGCTGATGCCCGGCGACAGCCTCCTCTGCGTCACCGACGGGGTCACGGAGCGGCGCTCCGGGCGGCTGATGTTCGACGACGGCGACGGCCTCGCACGGGTCCTGGGAGGCTGCGCGGGGCTTCCGGCCGCCGGGATAGCCGACCGGATCAAGCGAGCCGTCCACACCTTCGCCGAGCGCCCGCCCGACGACGACCTGGCCCTGCTCGTGCTCCAGGTCGACGGATCGGCGGATGTGCGGGGGAGCTCCGCCGGCGAGTGA
- the rpsT gene encoding 30S ribosomal protein S20 → MANIKSQIKRNKTNEKARLRNKAVKSSLKTSIRKAREAAAAGDVEKATVAVRDASRQLDKAVSKGVIHKNAAANKKSALALKVAALQG, encoded by the coding sequence GTGGCGAACATCAAGTCCCAGATCAAGCGGAACAAGACGAACGAGAAGGCGCGCCTGCGCAACAAGGCCGTCAAGTCCTCGCTCAAGACCTCGATCCGCAAGGCCCGTGAGGCTGCCGCTGCCGGTGACGTCGAGAAGGCCACTGTGGCCGTCCGCGACGCCTCCCGCCAGCTCGACAAGGCTGTCTCGAAGGGTGTCATCCACAAGAACGCCGCCGCCAACAAGAAGTCGGCGCTGGCTCTCAAGGTTGCCGCCCTCCAGGGCTGA
- a CDS encoding pyridoxamine 5'-phosphate oxidase family protein has product MTEREPARGPEQRKQDVLDRLEKDEDVWVATASADGVPCLVPLSFVWDRGTLLLATRRTNPTAVNVTPSGQVRLTLGHTRDVVLIEGEAQIVEGADLPAASGDAFAEKLRWDLRGRAAWVYLRITPYTVKAWREENELAGRDLMLDGTWLV; this is encoded by the coding sequence ATGACGGAGCGAGAGCCGGCGCGCGGCCCGGAACAGCGCAAGCAGGACGTACTCGATCGCCTGGAGAAGGACGAGGACGTCTGGGTGGCGACGGCCTCCGCCGACGGTGTGCCGTGTCTGGTGCCGTTGTCGTTCGTATGGGACCGGGGCACGCTGCTGCTCGCTACCCGGCGCACCAACCCGACGGCAGTCAACGTGACCCCGTCCGGGCAGGTCAGGCTCACTCTGGGGCACACCCGCGACGTGGTGCTGATCGAGGGAGAGGCCCAGATCGTGGAAGGGGCGGACCTTCCCGCCGCGTCGGGCGACGCCTTCGCCGAGAAGCTCCGCTGGGACCTGCGCGGACGCGCCGCGTGGGTGTATCTGCGCATCACTCCGTACACCGTCAAGGCGTGGCGCGAGGAGAACGAGCTGGCCGGGCGCGATCTGATGCTCGACGGCACCTGGCTGGTCTGA
- a CDS encoding YceI family protein — MFGRWLVSRAKSGTAQSNTLAGLPVPQNAGMLSCRVLDPVSEPVRQAEFVVTDSSGRKVVGGETDPFGNVVATVPVGDYRLGVTAEGFTPFHGSATVAQGGHASLGDVSLQVAQPPQLPDPGDWEIEPSHTQIGFTARHIGMARIHGRFNTFAGAVRIADRMEDSAMHVIIDASSIDTNVQMRDDHLRSGDFLDVERYPTLEFYSERFVHRGGTRWGVTGALTLHGVSRTVTLDTQYLGLGNGLEGETRAACRATTELHREDFTLTWQTMLARGIAVVGPSIKIEMDIQIVPKG; from the coding sequence ATGTTCGGCCGTTGGCTAGTCAGCAGAGCGAAGTCCGGCACCGCACAGAGCAACACCCTCGCCGGGCTCCCGGTGCCGCAGAACGCCGGGATGCTGAGCTGCCGCGTACTGGACCCCGTCTCCGAGCCCGTACGGCAGGCCGAGTTCGTCGTCACCGACAGCTCGGGCCGCAAGGTCGTCGGCGGAGAGACGGACCCCTTCGGGAACGTGGTCGCCACCGTCCCGGTCGGCGACTACCGCCTCGGTGTCACGGCTGAGGGCTTCACTCCGTTCCACGGTTCGGCCACGGTGGCCCAGGGCGGCCACGCGAGCCTCGGTGACGTCTCCCTCCAGGTGGCCCAGCCCCCGCAGCTCCCCGACCCGGGTGACTGGGAGATCGAGCCGTCGCACACCCAGATCGGTTTCACGGCACGTCATATCGGCATGGCCCGCATCCACGGCAGGTTCAACACCTTCGCCGGTGCCGTGCGGATCGCCGACCGCATGGAGGACTCCGCCATGCACGTCATCATCGACGCCTCGTCGATCGACACGAACGTCCAGATGCGTGACGACCACCTGCGGTCCGGCGACTTCCTCGACGTCGAGCGCTACCCGACCCTGGAGTTCTACAGCGAGCGTTTCGTCCACCGCGGCGGCACCCGCTGGGGCGTCACCGGTGCGCTCACCCTGCACGGTGTGAGCCGTACCGTCACGCTGGACACCCAGTACCTCGGACTGGGCAACGGCCTGGAGGGCGAGACCCGGGCCGCCTGCCGGGCGACCACGGAGCTGCACCGCGAGGACTTCACGCTGACGTGGCAGACGATGCTGGCGCGCGGCATCGCAGTGGTCGGCCCGAGCATCAAGATCGAGATGGACATCCAGATCGTCCCCAAGGGCTGA